The genomic segment GACTCCCCTCGTTACATTGCCTGCACTGGCACGTGAGTTGGGAGTAGGACAGGTCCTTGTAAAAGATGAATCCAAGCGATTTGACCTCAATGCCTTCAAGGTTTTGGGAGCTTCTTACGCGATGGCTCGTTTCTTGTGCGAGAAGCTGGGGAAATCGACAGAAGAGATGACCTTTGAAGCATTGTGCTCCCAAGAGATGAGAGAGCGAATCGGAGAAGTCACCTTCGTGACAGCGACAGATGGCAATCACGGACGGGCAGTTGCATGGGCTGCGAAGGCGCTCGGACAGCATGCTGTCGTTTATTTGCCCAAAGGCTCCGCCCAGCAACGAGTAGATGCGATACGAGAGGCCGGCGCACAAGCCCACGTCATCAATGGAAACTACGATGAAGCCGTGCGTCTTTCCGAACAAATGGCCAAAGAACGTGGTTGGCAAGTGATTCAAGATACGGCATGGGAAGGCTACACGACCATTCCCACGTGGATCATGCAGGGCTATACGACGATGGCAGCCGAGGCCATGGAACAACTCTCAGCCCTCACCGACGCCAAACAGCCGACGCATCTATTCTTGCAGGCAGGTGTCGGTTCCATGGCCGCCGCAGTCTTGGGGCATTTTGTTGCAGCGCAAGCAAACAAAGACCTAACGACCGTGATCGTCGAGCCGCATAGCGCCAATTGCATGGTCCTCTCAGCAGAAGAGAACGACGGACAACCACATGTAGCCACGGGAGAGCTTGGGACCATCATGGCAGGTCTAGCGTGCGGCGAGCCGAATCCGATGGCATGGGAGATCTTGCGGGAGCATGCAG from the Brevibacillus brevis genome contains:
- the dpaL gene encoding diaminopropionate ammonia-lyase, which produces MDKRPPIYVVKNQRKISGSSRIPIYLTAKETRFAKAFHQSLASYEPTPLVTLPALARELGVGQVLVKDESKRFDLNAFKVLGASYAMARFLCEKLGKSTEEMTFEALCSQEMRERIGEVTFVTATDGNHGRAVAWAAKALGQHAVVYLPKGSAQQRVDAIREAGAQAHVINGNYDEAVRLSEQMAKERGWQVIQDTAWEGYTTIPTWIMQGYTTMAAEAMEQLSALTDAKQPTHLFLQAGVGSMAAAVLGHFVAAQANKDLTTVIVEPHSANCMVLSAEENDGQPHVATGELGTIMAGLACGEPNPMAWEILREHADFFVSCADYVAANGMRILASPTGDDPSIVSGESGAVGAGLLAALMSKPMYRQQREQLGLNENSVVLCFSTEGDTDRNIYRRIIWEGACREEGDMTK